A genomic segment from Candidatus Margulisiibacteriota bacterium encodes:
- a CDS encoding small multi-drug export protein, translating to MLNWLIVFALSAAPLLELRASIPYGFLVGLSPLTVLFLSIVGSWLPAFFIVFALEHIEPFLRKIKFLDALLDRIYAKTRAKSAQIQKWEFWGLVLFIGVPLPGTGVWTGALAGYLLGLGRRKIILAALLGTTLAGLAMTLILTLGVSGFNWLFKL from the coding sequence ATGCTGAATTGGCTGATCGTTTTTGCTCTCTCTGCGGCGCCGCTGCTGGAACTGCGCGCCTCGATACCTTATGGGTTTCTGGTCGGACTGTCGCCGCTGACCGTGCTGTTTTTGAGCATTGTCGGTTCCTGGCTGCCAGCTTTTTTTATTGTCTTCGCGCTGGAGCATATCGAACCATTTCTGCGCAAAATAAAATTTTTAGACGCTCTGCTGGACAGGATTTACGCCAAAACCCGCGCCAAAAGCGCGCAGATCCAAAAATGGGAATTTTGGGGTCTGGTCTTGTTTATCGGCGTGCCGCTGCCAGGCACCGGTGTGTGGACAGGCGCGCTGGCCGGTTATTTGCTGGGGCTGGGACGCCGCAAAATTATTCTGGCTGCTTTGCTGGGTACAACGTTGGCCGGTCTGGCGATGACACTCATTCTGACGCTGGGTGTTTCGGGTTTTAATTGGCTTTTTAAACTTTAA